From Mustela erminea isolate mMusErm1 chromosome 1, mMusErm1.Pri, whole genome shotgun sequence, a single genomic window includes:
- the TMEM42 gene encoding transmembrane protein 42 translates to MAEGPQSPGGAVCPTAYPDAPAEFPPHLQAGAMRRRFWGVFNCLCAGAFGALAAASAKLAFGSEVNMAFCILGVIMMATTNSLMWTFFSRGLSFSMSSAIASVTVTFSNILSSAFLGFVLYGECQEVLWWGGVFLILCGLSLIHRKLPPSGKAAERKQQ, encoded by the exons ATGGCCGAGGGGCCGCAGTCCCCCGGCGGTGCCGTGTGCCCGACCGCCTACCCCGACGCCCCCGCGGAATTCCCCCCTCACCTCCAGGCCGGCGCGATGCGGCGCCGCTTCTGGGGAGTGTTCAACTGCCTGTGCGCCGGCGCGTTCGGGGCCCTGGCCGCCGCCTCCGCCAAGCTGGCCTTCGGCAGCGAG GTGAACATGGCCTTCTGCATCTTAGGCGTCATCATGATGGCGACCACCAATTCTCTGATGTGGACGTTCTTTAGccggggcctcagtttctccatgtctTCGGCCATTGCGTCTGTCACGGTGACATTTTCAAACATCCTCAGCTCG GCCTTCCTGGGCTTTGTGTTGTATGGAGAGTGCCAGGAGGTCTTGTGGTGGGGAGGCGTGTTCCTCATCCTCTGCGGACTCAGCCTGATCCACAGGAAGCTGCCCCCCAGCGGGAAGGCCGCCGAACGCAAGCAGCAGTAA